In Flavobacterium gelatinilyticum, a genomic segment contains:
- a CDS encoding helix-turn-helix domain-containing protein translates to MAKFKQFEDLQILDFEAEVFEFPMHSQNYYELMYIFSGKGLHWLNGHSLEYESGSFFLISSEDEHWFDIHEKTSFTAIKFTDDYFAKWESSQIQGFKQISERIMRNRLLKEMRLFIDEPNNALFRTTMKNIQSFHPRKKASGSLFVFHQILSLFGLIEENLPIKDIPFESSQSQDKLLVSYIHQNIYFPEKLRIKVIADLFNIAESYFGTYFKRNFGMRFQDYTSEYKIALINKRLKSGSQTIKEIAEEFGFFDESHLSHFYKSRTNKTPVFQKKGMNKNE, encoded by the coding sequence ATGGCAAAGTTTAAGCAGTTTGAAGACTTGCAGATTTTGGATTTTGAGGCCGAAGTTTTTGAGTTTCCGATGCACAGCCAAAATTATTACGAGTTAATGTATATTTTCTCAGGAAAAGGGCTGCACTGGCTTAACGGGCATAGTCTGGAATACGAATCAGGGAGCTTTTTCCTGATTTCAAGCGAAGACGAACACTGGTTTGATATTCATGAGAAAACGTCTTTTACGGCCATTAAATTTACCGATGACTATTTTGCCAAATGGGAAAGCAGCCAGATACAGGGCTTCAAACAGATTTCTGAAAGGATTATGAGAAACAGACTTTTAAAAGAAATGAGGCTTTTTATCGATGAACCTAATAATGCGTTATTCAGGACTACTATGAAAAACATACAAAGCTTTCATCCCAGAAAAAAAGCTTCGGGTTCGTTGTTTGTTTTTCACCAGATCCTTTCCTTATTCGGACTTATTGAAGAAAACCTTCCTATAAAAGATATACCGTTTGAAAGCAGCCAGTCGCAGGATAAATTACTGGTTTCGTATATACACCAGAATATTTATTTTCCCGAAAAACTGCGAATTAAAGTAATCGCAGATTTGTTTAACATTGCCGAAAGTTATTTTGGAACGTACTTTAAACGTAATTTCGGAATGCGTTTTCAGGATTACACAAGCGAATATAAAATAGCTTTGATTAACAAAAGACTGAAATCCGGCAGTCAGACCATAAAGGAAATAGCAGAAGAATTTGGTTTTTTCGATGAAAGCCATCTCTCTCATTTTTATAAATCACGGACAAATAAGACGCCTGTTTTTCAGAAGAAAGGAATGAATAAAAATGAATAA
- a CDS encoding AEC family transporter, protein MANIALIVFCTLAGIIFKKYKLVPFDAHKGINTFILYLALPAVSLKYIPKIAVSKDLIFPILSSVIICAGSYILMYAYCRYKKYSKRSRSSLEISSGYSNTSFIGFPLIMAYYGEKQLETAIICDQSMFIILSTIGIIGAMKSGKTTEKLSTLLIVKRFITFPPVIGCILALALSQFSWLQYADPFFDKLTATIGPLALFSLGLQLNIKGWKRKAPQISMAVFYKLLIAPLLVLAAALLLGIKGDTAKISIFEASMPTLITASIIAEQFHLNSRLVNLTIGISILLGFATTAVWAVALNFLF, encoded by the coding sequence ATGGCCAATATAGCCCTGATAGTATTCTGCACTCTAGCGGGTATTATCTTTAAAAAATACAAACTTGTTCCTTTTGATGCTCACAAGGGTATAAACACTTTTATTCTTTATCTTGCTCTTCCGGCAGTTTCGCTCAAATACATTCCGAAAATCGCAGTGAGCAAAGATTTAATTTTTCCTATTTTATCTTCTGTAATAATCTGCGCGGGAAGTTATATTTTAATGTATGCTTACTGCAGATATAAGAAATATTCGAAACGCTCAAGAAGCAGTCTTGAAATTTCGAGTGGTTACAGCAATACTTCTTTTATAGGTTTTCCGCTCATTATGGCGTATTATGGCGAGAAACAACTGGAAACCGCTATTATCTGCGATCAAAGCATGTTCATTATTTTATCTACAATTGGGATTATAGGTGCTATGAAAAGCGGAAAAACAACAGAAAAGTTATCGACTCTTTTAATAGTCAAACGTTTTATTACTTTTCCTCCTGTTATTGGCTGTATACTTGCTCTTGCACTCTCGCAATTTTCATGGCTACAATATGCCGATCCTTTTTTTGATAAATTAACGGCAACAATTGGTCCACTTGCATTGTTCTCACTGGGACTGCAGCTAAATATTAAAGGCTGGAAAAGAAAAGCACCGCAAATTTCTATGGCAGTATTTTATAAATTACTCATTGCTCCTTTGCTTGTTCTTGCTGCCGCATTGCTTTTGGGCATTAAAGGAGATACTGCCAAAATAAGTATATTCGAAGCTTCTATGCCAACGCTTATTACGGCTTCTATTATAGCAGAACAATTTCATTTAAACAGCAGGCTCGTTAACCTTACCATTGGCATCAGTATACTGCTGGGTTTTGCTACAACGGCAGTATGGGCAGTTGCTCTGAACTTTTTGTTTTAG
- a CDS encoding tetratricopeptide repeat protein: protein MKWFAELETKFKDAFFKTLPPQNLVNLQKGKELYLSSRFDEALLYLDNAVNSEYDPAAYELRAKCFQNLNYHSKAIEDFDKVIEENPLEFSYYYSRAVSKNAVSDLDGQIEDLQNCIHYYKKSKNIENAILKKLETDLITAGKYLENVRYNISLSPKTPYLEIKKLIRDCLSQIRHIRITKNLQK, encoded by the coding sequence ATGAAATGGTTTGCCGAATTAGAAACAAAGTTTAAGGATGCTTTTTTTAAAACGCTTCCCCCACAGAATCTCGTTAACCTGCAAAAAGGAAAAGAGCTTTATCTTTCAAGCCGGTTTGATGAAGCTTTGCTCTATTTAGACAATGCTGTAAATTCTGAATACGATCCCGCAGCTTACGAATTAAGGGCAAAATGTTTTCAAAATTTAAATTACCATTCTAAAGCAATTGAAGATTTTGACAAAGTAATCGAAGAAAATCCGCTGGAATTCTCGTATTATTACAGCCGGGCGGTTTCAAAAAATGCCGTATCGGATCTTGACGGTCAGATTGAAGATCTTCAAAACTGTATTCATTATTACAAAAAGAGTAAAAACATAGAGAATGCCATATTAAAAAAACTGGAAACAGATTTAATTACGGCTGGAAAATATCTGGAAAATGTGAGATACAATATTAGTTTATCTCCCAAAACACCTTATTTAGAAATAAAAAAACTTATTCGCGACTGTCTCTCTCAAATACGACATATCAGAATTACCAAAAATCTTCAAAAATAA
- the ppk1 gene encoding polyphosphate kinase 1, with amino-acid sequence MQNYLIPSEISWLSFNAAILDEADDARNSLYERIKFLAIHSSNLDEFFRVKIRKLMVKNSKKNKELLDQILKEVNRQQNRFGVIWNGSILPELEENNIVYYENQELTEEHLHEIEYYFKSIILSYIQVIYISVNQPKTYFLHNRSLYLLVKLKDSAGNFNYAYLNIPSDKLQRYKQLQSQGEMHYIISIDTIIKKCLSFIFPKGKVVSCYAIKLNRDENYLIDDENSGDLIAKIEAKIEERKRGSSTRFLYDSNMDSETLSVCKNVFRLRNSEMIKGGSHHNLYDLFQFPNPVKPYLQGTHYPGLKHLPFECSKSIFEVIEKQNQLLHFPYQSYYYVLQFFNQAAINRNVLEIKITLYRISSQSLIANALISAAKNGKKVTVFVEVKARFDEYNNLFWSREMKNAGIKIIQSMPNLKVHAKAAMVTMKDKYGNKKNYCYLSTGNFNENTAGVYSDFGFFSSEKKYADDLKKIFTFLKTKKQTGMPKEILAAGFNMKEELLGLIDNEIQNKKEGREASVLLKVNGVDEKDIIRKLIEASQAGVTVTLIVRGICTLLPGIKNVSENIKIYRLVGMFLEHSRIYKFGNNGKEKIYLSSADMLSRNLNRRIEVAFPVHDEKHIAEINTIVRLQLEDNTKMRVINSAGNNQLNVSGFTEERCAQTEIYDWIARQNE; translated from the coding sequence GTGCAAAACTATCTTATCCCTTCAGAAATCTCATGGCTTTCTTTCAATGCAGCTATTTTGGATGAAGCAGACGATGCCCGTAATTCATTATACGAAAGAATTAAATTTTTAGCGATACATTCTTCGAATCTCGATGAATTTTTCAGAGTGAAGATCAGAAAGCTGATGGTTAAAAATTCGAAAAAGAATAAAGAACTTCTGGATCAGATTTTGAAAGAAGTAAACCGCCAGCAAAATCGTTTTGGAGTCATCTGGAACGGTTCAATTCTGCCTGAATTGGAAGAAAACAATATAGTGTACTATGAAAATCAGGAACTGACCGAAGAACATCTGCACGAAATAGAATATTATTTTAAAAGTATTATCCTGTCTTATATTCAGGTTATTTACATTTCTGTAAATCAGCCCAAAACATACTTTTTGCACAATCGCAGTTTGTATTTACTGGTAAAATTAAAAGATTCAGCCGGAAATTTTAATTATGCCTATCTCAATATTCCGTCAGATAAACTACAAAGATACAAGCAGCTGCAAAGTCAGGGCGAAATGCATTATATTATCTCGATCGATACCATAATAAAGAAATGTTTGTCGTTTATATTTCCAAAAGGAAAAGTTGTTTCATGTTACGCCATCAAATTAAACCGCGATGAAAATTATTTAATAGATGATGAAAACTCAGGAGATTTGATTGCTAAAATTGAAGCAAAAATAGAAGAAAGAAAACGCGGTTCATCGACACGGTTTCTGTATGACTCCAACATGGATTCTGAAACCCTTTCAGTTTGCAAAAATGTATTCCGGCTGCGCAATAGCGAAATGATAAAAGGCGGGAGTCATCATAATTTGTATGATTTATTTCAGTTTCCAAATCCGGTGAAACCGTATCTTCAGGGAACACATTATCCGGGACTCAAACATCTGCCGTTTGAATGCAGCAAATCTATTTTTGAAGTTATAGAGAAACAGAATCAGCTGCTTCATTTTCCGTATCAGTCGTACTATTACGTACTTCAGTTTTTTAATCAGGCAGCAATTAACCGAAACGTTCTGGAAATAAAAATTACTTTATACCGTATTTCGTCGCAGTCCTTAATTGCAAATGCTTTGATAAGCGCTGCTAAAAACGGAAAAAAGGTAACAGTTTTTGTTGAGGTAAAAGCACGTTTTGATGAGTACAACAATTTATTCTGGTCGCGTGAAATGAAAAATGCCGGAATTAAAATCATTCAAAGTATGCCGAATTTAAAAGTTCATGCCAAAGCTGCAATGGTTACCATGAAAGATAAATACGGAAACAAGAAAAATTACTGCTATTTATCGACCGGAAATTTTAATGAAAATACGGCAGGTGTATACTCTGATTTTGGTTTTTTCTCTTCAGAAAAAAAATACGCAGACGATCTTAAAAAAATCTTTACTTTTTTAAAAACCAAGAAACAAACAGGCATGCCAAAAGAAATTCTGGCCGCTGGTTTTAATATGAAAGAGGAATTACTGGGATTAATTGATAACGAAATACAAAATAAAAAAGAAGGCAGGGAAGCCTCGGTATTGCTAAAAGTAAACGGAGTAGATGAAAAGGATATTATCAGGAAACTTATCGAAGCCAGCCAGGCAGGAGTAACCGTAACTTTAATTGTACGAGGTATCTGCACTTTGCTGCCGGGAATAAAAAATGTATCAGAAAACATCAAAATCTACCGTCTTGTTGGGATGTTTCTGGAACATTCGAGAATTTACAAGTTTGGAAATAACGGAAAAGAAAAAATCTATTTATCTTCTGCCGATATGTTAAGCCGAAATTTAAACAGACGAATAGAAGTTGCGTTTCCTGTACATGACGAAAAACATATTGCAGAAATCAATACAATTGTCCGGCTCCAACTGGAAGATAACACGAAGATGCGAGTGATAAACAGCGCAGGAAATAATCAATTAAATGTATCAGGTTTTACCGAAGAAAGATGTGCACAGACCGAAATTTATGATTGGATTGCCCGGCAGAATGAATAA
- a CDS encoding nuclear transport factor 2 family protein — protein MDLPIVIKDLVNAQNQCDSTAFANCFSETSTVFDEGRSYKGRNEIKTWIEKAGKEYNAVMKPLHYEENENQGVLQAEVSGTFPGSPLVLYYNFEFDEKLINSLKINS, from the coding sequence ATGGACTTACCAATTGTAATTAAAGATTTAGTAAACGCACAGAATCAGTGCGACAGCACGGCATTTGCCAATTGTTTTTCAGAAACTTCAACAGTATTTGACGAAGGCAGAAGTTATAAAGGCAGAAATGAAATAAAAACATGGATCGAAAAAGCGGGAAAGGAATATAACGCAGTAATGAAACCGCTTCACTATGAGGAAAATGAAAATCAAGGTGTTTTACAGGCAGAAGTTTCAGGAACTTTTCCGGGAAGTCCTCTGGTGCTGTATTATAATTTTGAATTTGATGAAAAGCTGATAAATTCTCTAAAGATTAATTCGTAA
- a CDS encoding SDR family oxidoreductase encodes MEKITDYQNELSGKVALVTGGTKGTGRAIAERLQNAGAKVIITARTELENPNPDLHFIPADLSRQDSSEKIASIVFEKYGKLDILINNMGGSETPAGGFSVLTDAHWEETIQTNLLAPVRLDKVFLPKMIANKSGIIIHIASIQAKLPLYDSTLPYAAAKAGLVNYSKGLSKEVSSKGVRVLTISPGWIMTEASKRMMERISNSNKISLKEAEESVMTALGGIPFGRAAMPEEVAELAGFLVSPRAGYLTGTDFVIDGGTIPTI; translated from the coding sequence ATGGAAAAGATAACAGATTACCAAAACGAATTATCAGGCAAAGTTGCTCTGGTAACAGGAGGAACAAAAGGAACCGGAAGAGCAATTGCAGAGCGTTTACAAAATGCCGGAGCTAAAGTGATTATTACGGCAAGAACAGAACTGGAAAATCCCAATCCGGATTTGCATTTTATTCCGGCCGATTTAAGCAGACAGGACAGTTCTGAGAAAATTGCTTCAATTGTATTTGAAAAATACGGAAAACTTGATATTCTCATCAATAATATGGGAGGATCAGAAACACCTGCGGGTGGTTTTAGTGTTTTAACAGATGCTCACTGGGAAGAAACCATACAAACGAATTTACTCGCACCTGTACGCTTAGACAAAGTTTTTCTGCCAAAAATGATTGCAAATAAAAGCGGTATCATTATTCATATCGCTTCGATTCAGGCAAAATTACCGCTGTACGATTCTACACTTCCGTATGCGGCAGCAAAAGCAGGATTAGTTAATTACAGCAAAGGTTTATCAAAAGAAGTTTCGTCTAAAGGCGTACGTGTTTTAACCATTTCTCCGGGATGGATTATGACCGAAGCATCTAAAAGAATGATGGAACGCATTTCGAACAGCAATAAAATATCTCTTAAAGAAGCAGAGGAGAGTGTCATGACCGCATTGGGAGGCATACCTTTTGGCAGAGCTGCGATGCCGGAAGAAGTTGCCGAACTTGCAGGATTTCTGGTATCGCCAAGAGCCGGTTATTTAACAGGAACAGATTTTGTAATTGACGGCGGTACAATCCCCACGATTTAA
- a CDS encoding winged helix-turn-helix transcriptional regulator, translating to MYERKIIPNLNCGLDLIGEVLYGKWKIRLLWFINEGHKRPSELQRKIPDASRRVLNMQLNELEEHELIVKKIYPVVPPKVEYSLTEFGESLIPVIGHLGRWGDENQERLRTLIAKKFVQLNN from the coding sequence ATGTATGAAAGAAAAATAATACCAAACTTAAACTGCGGACTTGACCTGATAGGTGAAGTATTGTATGGAAAATGGAAAATACGCCTGCTTTGGTTTATCAATGAAGGCCATAAAAGACCAAGCGAATTGCAGCGTAAAATACCCGATGCTTCCAGAAGAGTTTTAAACATGCAATTAAACGAACTTGAAGAGCATGAACTTATTGTCAAGAAAATATATCCTGTTGTTCCTCCCAAGGTTGAGTACAGCCTGACCGAATTTGGCGAAAGTTTAATTCCCGTAATAGGACATTTAGGACGCTGGGGAGATGAAAATCAGGAACGGCTGAGAACTCTGATTGCCAAAAAATTTGTTCAGTTAAACAATTAA
- a CDS encoding alpha/beta fold hydrolase, with protein sequence MSTFTVKDGTQIYYKDWGKGQPVVFHHGWPLSSDDWDAQMMFFLQQGYRVIAHDRRGHGRSGQSSEGNNMETYASDIAELTEFLDLKDAIHVGHSTGGGEVIRYAAKYGKGRIAKAVIISAVTPIMIQSESNPEGVPLSVFDEIRKGTGFNRAQYFHDFPIAFYGWNREGQTVQEGIKQNWWRQGMMGSVLAHYEGIKAFSESDFTEDLKSLDIPVLVLHGEDDQIVPYDQAPRAAKLLKNGKLISYPGFSHGMPTTEAETINNDILAFIK encoded by the coding sequence ATGAGCACATTTACAGTAAAAGACGGAACACAAATTTATTACAAAGACTGGGGAAAAGGACAACCTGTAGTATTTCACCACGGATGGCCTTTATCCAGCGATGACTGGGATGCACAAATGATGTTTTTCCTGCAGCAAGGCTACCGCGTAATTGCTCACGACAGAAGAGGACACGGACGTTCAGGTCAGAGTTCTGAAGGAAATAACATGGAAACCTACGCTTCTGACATTGCTGAATTAACTGAATTTCTGGATTTGAAAGATGCAATTCACGTAGGGCATTCAACAGGAGGCGGCGAAGTAATACGTTACGCGGCAAAATACGGAAAAGGACGTATTGCAAAAGCAGTAATCATTAGCGCCGTAACCCCAATAATGATTCAAAGCGAATCGAATCCGGAAGGAGTTCCATTGTCAGTTTTTGACGAAATCAGAAAAGGAACCGGATTTAACCGAGCACAATATTTTCATGATTTTCCTATTGCTTTTTACGGCTGGAACCGTGAAGGACAAACGGTTCAGGAAGGTATAAAACAAAACTGGTGGCGTCAGGGAATGATGGGTTCTGTACTGGCTCATTATGAAGGTATCAAAGCGTTCTCTGAATCTGACTTTACAGAAGATCTTAAAAGTTTAGATATTCCGGTTCTGGTATTGCACGGAGAAGACGACCAGATTGTACCTTACGATCAGGCGCCGAGGGCTGCTAAACTTCTTAAAAACGGAAAATTAATCTCATACCCTGGATTTTCTCATGGTATGCCTACCACAGAAGCAGAAACTATCAACAATGATATTTTGGCTTTTATAAAGTAA
- a CDS encoding T9SS type A sorting domain-containing protein — protein MKKTLLFFCLLHSLLIFSQNAADVDHNFGPGPGFGGKVYNMVVQPDGKIIVQGSRIYKNAVTKEVIRLNPDGSVDTSFNYNPGTDFNIKCLAVQPDGKLLIGGSNLAETIRIIRLNEDGSRDTAFDSGNSRLSNIFVNSLAVQSDGKIMISYGGFRSFGPYKSVYRLNADGSSDGSFNIGTGFDYGVTKVAVQADGKIIVTGDFTTFNGVKQNHVVRLNTDGSKDSSFDIGTGFNNDVDAIVIQNDGKILLGGAFKKFQDADQRYLIRLNPDGSKDTSFITPDGFKYFTYQTVTNMCLLADGRLLASFYISNGDSYGDDSVRCFNPDGSFDTAFPSTFFNDGANLLTGKMNADVLSIVELKDGRMLIGGTFNYCRRTIEKGIICLNPDGTKNAAFSKDTGFDAAVYCSALQPDGKVIVGGYFDNFQGVIQKKLIRLNADGTRDTSFKLNIEFNDEVQSILIQPDGKILVKGKFTDYEAQGRSYLVRLNPDGSLDTGFSKRFGSPLEAIAIQPDGKIIVEGFFSSFPNADVRKIMRFDSDGFADSSFKPGDYENFNGVVTDIAVQPDGKILVGGNFTIFNSASQKYLLRLNADGSKDTSFSTEALPELAIVVGNIVVQPDGKIIVGGVFSPAAGNYESFLMRLNADGTKDASFTDGNWYDKNRTGYGISINAVQLQKDGKIIVGGEFDTFNETALNRLARLNPDGTVDSTFDAGTGFGAPVQTLSVYPDGKILAGGTFSGYRGVASSSYLIRLNGTAVTPSVDAVTIQTNLTCPGSSSGSASIVSVFNGQEPYTYLWSNGEKTASITGLAEGNYSCTITDAAAASVTKNFIIIADTDFEKPRITAPTALTVNTDTDCTAVNVDLGIPVTSDNCSVASVTNDAPASFPIGKTTVTWTVKDGSNNTAIATQIVTVNGLNAGITYTAGKLSAAETGGTYKWLTCKDGESTVIPNETNAVFTPKTSGSYAVEVTKNGCTVTSTCFEVTTLGTKDFDLQNALKVYPNPVNDFITIETNASAGINLNIYDVTSHNVLSKEIKTTSAKLNISHLPKGVYMFQFSNETGNSVRKVIKN, from the coding sequence ATGAAAAAAACTTTACTCTTCTTTTGTTTATTACACTCTTTGCTCATATTTTCTCAGAATGCAGCAGATGTCGATCATAATTTTGGTCCCGGACCCGGATTTGGCGGCAAAGTTTATAATATGGTTGTCCAGCCAGATGGCAAAATAATTGTTCAGGGATCCAGAATTTATAAAAACGCAGTGACTAAAGAGGTAATCAGGTTGAATCCTGACGGCAGTGTAGATACTTCTTTTAATTACAATCCGGGAACTGATTTCAATATAAAATGTTTAGCTGTACAGCCGGACGGAAAGCTGCTTATAGGCGGAAGTAATCTTGCTGAGACCATTCGAATAATTCGTTTAAACGAAGACGGAAGCAGGGACACCGCTTTTGATTCGGGAAATTCGCGATTGTCAAATATTTTTGTAAATTCTCTGGCTGTTCAGTCTGACGGGAAAATCATGATTTCCTACGGAGGATTCCGATCTTTTGGTCCTTATAAAAGCGTCTATCGTCTTAATGCTGACGGTAGTTCTGATGGTTCTTTTAATATAGGAACCGGGTTTGATTATGGTGTTACAAAAGTGGCAGTACAGGCTGACGGGAAAATTATTGTAACAGGTGATTTTACTACTTTTAATGGTGTCAAACAAAATCACGTAGTACGTTTAAATACAGACGGAAGTAAAGATTCTTCATTTGATATCGGGACCGGATTTAATAATGATGTCGACGCGATTGTCATACAAAATGACGGCAAAATACTATTAGGAGGTGCCTTCAAAAAGTTTCAGGATGCTGATCAGAGATATTTGATTCGTTTAAATCCGGATGGAAGTAAAGATACTTCATTTATTACTCCTGATGGTTTTAAGTATTTTACTTATCAGACAGTCACTAATATGTGTCTGCTTGCAGATGGGAGATTATTGGCAAGCTTCTACATTAGTAACGGCGATTCGTACGGGGATGATTCAGTAAGATGTTTTAATCCTGACGGAAGTTTTGATACTGCATTTCCAAGCACTTTTTTTAACGACGGAGCCAATCTCCTTACCGGAAAGATGAATGCAGATGTTTTATCTATTGTAGAATTAAAGGACGGAAGAATGCTCATTGGAGGTACATTTAATTACTGCCGAAGAACAATTGAAAAGGGAATTATATGTCTTAATCCAGACGGAACTAAAAATGCTGCTTTCAGCAAAGACACCGGTTTTGATGCCGCGGTGTATTGTTCGGCCTTGCAGCCGGATGGAAAAGTGATTGTAGGAGGTTATTTTGACAACTTTCAGGGCGTTATACAAAAGAAATTGATTCGTTTAAATGCTGATGGAACAAGAGACACTTCATTTAAACTGAATATAGAATTTAATGATGAGGTGCAATCGATACTTATTCAGCCCGACGGTAAAATTTTGGTAAAAGGAAAATTTACCGATTATGAAGCTCAGGGAAGGAGTTATTTAGTTCGTTTGAATCCTGACGGAAGTCTTGATACTGGTTTTAGCAAACGGTTTGGATCTCCTTTAGAAGCAATAGCCATACAGCCGGATGGCAAAATTATCGTTGAAGGCTTTTTTTCAAGCTTTCCAAATGCAGATGTACGAAAAATTATGCGTTTCGATTCTGATGGTTTTGCGGATTCTTCTTTTAAACCCGGAGATTACGAGAATTTTAATGGTGTTGTTACAGATATAGCAGTACAGCCAGACGGAAAAATACTCGTAGGCGGTAATTTTACGATTTTTAACAGCGCTTCACAAAAATATTTACTTCGTTTAAATGCAGACGGAAGCAAAGATACTTCGTTTAGTACCGAAGCTTTACCTGAATTGGCAATCGTTGTTGGGAATATTGTAGTACAGCCGGACGGAAAAATAATAGTCGGAGGTGTTTTTTCTCCTGCAGCAGGAAATTACGAAAGCTTCTTAATGCGATTAAATGCTGACGGAACTAAAGATGCTTCTTTTACTGACGGAAACTGGTACGACAAAAACCGAACCGGATATGGAATCAGCATTAACGCCGTTCAGCTGCAAAAAGACGGGAAAATAATAGTTGGAGGTGAATTTGATACTTTCAATGAAACGGCATTAAACCGTTTAGCACGTTTAAACCCTGACGGAACTGTAGACAGTACTTTTGATGCCGGAACAGGATTTGGAGCGCCAGTACAGACTCTATCTGTATATCCTGATGGAAAAATACTGGCAGGAGGAACATTTTCGGGTTATCGCGGTGTTGCTTCTTCATCGTATTTAATTCGTTTAAATGGTACTGCTGTAACACCTTCTGTAGATGCAGTTACAATCCAGACCAACTTAACTTGTCCAGGCAGTTCATCCGGTTCTGCTTCGATTGTATCAGTATTTAACGGGCAGGAGCCTTATACGTATCTTTGGTCAAATGGAGAAAAAACGGCATCAATTACAGGATTAGCCGAAGGAAATTATTCATGCACTATTACAGATGCTGCAGCAGCGAGCGTAACAAAGAATTTTATTATAATCGCCGATACTGATTTTGAAAAACCAAGAATAACCGCTCCAACAGCCCTTACAGTAAATACAGATACAGATTGTACAGCAGTAAATGTCGATCTGGGAATTCCTGTAACATCAGATAATTGTTCAGTAGCCTCAGTAACCAATGACGCTCCGGCAAGTTTTCCAATAGGAAAAACAACCGTAACCTGGACAGTAAAAGACGGAAGCAATAACACAGCCATAGCGACTCAGATTGTAACCGTAAATGGTCTGAATGCAGGAATTACCTACACCGCAGGAAAACTGTCTGCTGCCGAAACAGGAGGAACCTACAAATGGCTGACCTGCAAGGACGGAGAATCAACCGTTATTCCAAACGAAACTAATGCTGTTTTTACACCAAAAACATCGGGAAGTTATGCTGTTGAAGTTACCAAAAACGGATGCACGGTAACAAGTACTTGTTTTGAAGTTACAACGCTTGGAACAAAAGACTTTGATCTTCAGAATGCATTAAAAGTATACCCAAATCCGGTTAATGATTTTATTACAATCGAAACGAATGCATCAGCCGGCATCAATCTGAATATTTATGATGTAACAAGTCACAATGTACTTTCAAAAGAAATAAAAACAACATCTGCCAAATTAAATATTTCACATTTGCCTAAGGGAGTTTATATGTTCCAGTTTTCAAATGAAACAGGAAATTCAGTTAGAAAAGTGATTAAGAACTAA
- a CDS encoding 3-keto-disaccharide hydrolase: protein MRKIIAAILVLSFTQMVHAQKGFKLLFEGKTTKGWHSYGKNSAGTAWKAENGILYFDPETAKNGEGGDLVTNAEFENFHLKLDWKVSPNANSGIIFYINENPQKYKSTYSTGLEMQILDNDGHHDGRITKHRAGDLYDLIQSKSEPVKAVGEWNTAEIISKDGKLTLIMNNVVVVETVLWDENFKKLITGSKFASWPDFGTFKKGRIALQDHGSAVWFRNIKIKELQ, encoded by the coding sequence ATGAGAAAAATTATAGCAGCAATTTTGGTTTTGTCTTTCACACAAATGGTACACGCGCAAAAGGGCTTTAAACTGCTTTTTGAGGGAAAAACAACAAAAGGCTGGCATTCGTATGGAAAAAATTCGGCAGGAACTGCATGGAAAGCAGAAAACGGCATCTTATATTTTGATCCGGAAACCGCTAAAAACGGAGAAGGAGGCGATTTGGTAACCAATGCCGAATTTGAAAATTTTCATTTAAAACTAGACTGGAAAGTGTCTCCCAATGCCAACAGCGGGATTATTTTTTATATTAATGAAAATCCTCAGAAATACAAAAGCACGTACAGTACCGGATTAGAAATGCAGATTCTGGATAATGACGGTCATCACGATGGCAGAATTACCAAACACAGAGCGGGAGATTTATACGATTTAATCCAGAGTAAATCAGAACCCGTAAAAGCTGTGGGTGAATGGAACACAGCCGAAATTATCAGCAAAGACGGGAAATTAACGCTGATTATGAATAATGTTGTAGTAGTGGAAACCGTACTTTGGGATGAAAATTTCAAAAAACTCATAACCGGAAGTAAGTTTGCTTCCTGGCCGGATTTCGGTACCTTTAAAAAAGGAAGAATTGCTTTACAGGATCATGGCAGTGCCGTATGGTTTCGTAATATTAAGATTAAAGAATTGCAGTAG